A portion of the Lolium rigidum isolate FL_2022 chromosome 1, APGP_CSIRO_Lrig_0.1, whole genome shotgun sequence genome contains these proteins:
- the LOC124685041 gene encoding nucleotide pyrophosphatase/phosphodiesterase isoform X2 (The sequence of the model RefSeq protein was modified relative to this genomic sequence to represent the inferred CDS: added 189 bases not found in genome assembly), translating into MRGMGVAPVVLAAVLAMAAVASTVSSSPAEGIQPLSKIAIHKATVNLRGSAYVRATPALLGDEDELEDTVWVTVKFGSENPSTDDWIAVFSPADFISGACPNPSRYPGEPLLCTAPIKYQYANYSANYLDWGKGTIWFQLINQRSDFSFALFSGGLENPTLVAVSKQVAFKNPKAPVFPRLAQGKTHDEMTVTWTSGYDISEAYPFVEWGVVTSGSGNPTQTPAGTLTFNRGSMCGEPARTVGWRDPGFIHTAFMRDLWPNKEYFYKIGHELLNGTVVWGKSYTFKAPPTPGQNSLQRIIVFGDMGKAERDGSNEFSNYQPGSLNTTDTLIEDLDNYDIVFHIGDMPYANGYLSQWDQFTAQVAPISAKKPYMIASGNHERDWPNTGGFFDVKDSGGECGVPAETMYYYPAENRANFWYKVDYGLFRFCVADSEHDWREGTPQYKFIEECLSTVDRKHQPWLIFTAHRVLGYSSNSWYADQGSFEEPEGRESLQKLWQRYRVDIAYFGHVHNYERTCPLYQSQCVNNEQSHYSGTMNGTIFVVAGGGGSHLSDYTTAIPKWSVFRDQDYGFTKLTAFNHSSLLFEYKKSSDGKVYDSFTIHRDYRDVLSCVHDSCFPTTLAT; encoded by the exons GACGAACTCGAAGACACCGTGTGGGTCACGGTGAAATTCGGCTCGGAAAACCCCTCCACTGATGACTGGATCGCTGTCTTCTCCCCAGCCGATTTCAT CTCGGGCGCGTGCCCTAACCCATCGAGGTACCCCGGCGAGCCTCTTCTCTGCACGGCACCTATCAAG TATCAGTACGCCAACTACTCGGCGAACTACCTGGACTGGGGCAAGGGCACCATCTGGTTCCAGCTCATCAACCAGCGCTCCGACTTCTCCTTCGCCCTTTTCTCCGGCGGCCTCGAAAAC cCGACGCTGGTGGCAGTGTCGAAGCAGGTGGCGTTCAAAAACCCCAAGGCGCCGGTGTTCCCGCGGCTGGCGCAGGGCAAGACCCACGACGAGATGACCGTGACCTGGACCAGCGGCTACGACATCAGTGAGGCCTACCCGTTTGTGGAATGGGGCGTGGTCACCTCCGGCAGCGGCAACCCCACGCAAACGCCTGCCGGGACGCTAACCTTCAACCGGGGCAGCATGTGCG GCGAGCCAGCGCGGACGGTTGGGTGGAGAGACCCCGGGTTCATCCACACAGCATTCATGAGGGACCTGTGGCCGAACAAAGA GTACTTCTACAAGATTGGGCATGAGCTCTTGAACGGAACCGTCGTGTGGGGCAAGTCTTACACTTTCAAAGCACCACCAACTCCAGGGCAGAACTCGCTGCAGCGCATCATCGTCTTCGGCGACATGGGAAAG GCTGAGAGGGATGGATCGAATGAATTCTCCAACTACCAGCCAGGGTCGCTGAACACGACGGACACACTGATCGAAGATCTGGACAACTACGACATTGTCTTCCACATCGGCGACATGCCCTACGCGAATGGGTACCTCTCCCAGTGGGACCAGTTCACTGCTCAGGTTGCGCCCATCAGCGCCAAGAAGCCATACATGATTGCAAG CGGCAACCACGAGAGGGACTGGCCCAACACCGGCGGATTCTTCGACGTCAAGGACTCTGGCGGCGAGTGCGGTGTGCCGGCCGAAACAATGTACTACTACCCAGCAGAGAACAGAGCAAACTTCTG GTACAAGGTGGACTACGGGCTGTTCCGGTTCTGCGTGGCGGACTCGGAGCACGACTGGCGGGAGGGGACGCCGCAGTACAAGTTCATCGAGGAGTGCCTGTCCACGGTGGACCGGAAGCACCAGCCGTGGCTCATCTTCACGGCGCACCGGGTGTTGGGCTACTCCTCCAACTCATGGTACGCGGACCAGGGCTCTTTCGAGGAGCCAGAGGGGCGGGAGAGCCTGCAGAAGCTGTGGCAGCGGTACCGCGTCGACATAGCCTACTTCGGCCACGTCCACAACTACGAGCGCACCTGCCCGCTCTACCAGAGCCAGTGCGTCAACAACGAGCAGAGCCACTACTCGGGCACCATGAACGGGACCATCTTCGTCGTGGCGGGGGGCGGCGGCAGCCACCTCTCCGACTACACCACGGCGATCCCCAAGTGGAGCGTGTTCAGGGACCAGGACTACGGGTTCACCAAGCTCACCGCATTCAACCACTCGTCCCTGCTGTTCGAGTACAAGAAGAGCAGCGACGGCAAGGTTTACGACTCGTTCACAATCCACAGGGATTACCGTGATGTGCTCAGCTGCGTCCATGACAGCTGTTTCCCCACCACCCTCGCCACCT GA
- the LOC124685041 gene encoding nucleotide pyrophosphatase/phosphodiesterase isoform X1 (The sequence of the model RefSeq protein was modified relative to this genomic sequence to represent the inferred CDS: added 189 bases not found in genome assembly) yields the protein MRGMGVAPVVLAAVLAMAAVASTVSSSPAEGIQPLSKIAIHKATVNLRGSAYVRATPALLGDEDELEDTVWVTVKFGSENPSTDDWIAVFSPADFISGACPNPSRYPGEPLLCTAPIKYQYANYSANYLDWGKGTIWFQLINQRSDFSFALFSGGLENPTLVAVSKQVAFKNPKAPVFPRLAQGKTHDEMTVTWTSGYDISEAYPFVEWGVVTSGSGNPTQTPAGTLTFNRGSMCGEPARTVGWRDPGFIHTAFMRDLWPNKEYFYKIGHELLNGTVVWGKSYTFKAPPTPGQNSLQRIIVFGDMGKAERDGSNEFSNYQPGSLNTTDTLIEDLDNYDIVFHIGDMPYANGYLSQWDQFTAQVAPISAKKPYMIASGNHERDWPNTGGFFDVKDSGGECGVPAETMYYYPAENRANFWYKVDYGLFRFCVADSEHDWREGTPQYKFIEECLSTVDRKHQPWLIFTAHRVLGYSSNSWYADQGSFEEPEGRESLQKLWQRYRVDIAYFGHVHNYERTCPLYQSQCVNNEQSHYSGTMNGTIFVVAGGGGSHLSDYTTAIPKWSVFRDQDYGFTKLTAFNHSSLLFEYKKSSDGKVYDSFTIHRDYRDVLSCVHDSCFPTTLAT from the exons GACGAACTCGAAGACACCGTGTGGGTCACGGTGAAATTCGGCTCGGAAAACCCCTCCACTGATGACTGGATCGCTGTCTTCTCCCCAGCCGATTTCAT CTCGGGCGCGTGCCCTAACCCATCGAGGTACCCCGGCGAGCCTCTTCTCTGCACGGCACCTATCAAG TATCAGTACGCCAACTACTCGGCGAACTACCTGGACTGGGGCAAGGGCACCATCTGGTTCCAGCTCATCAACCAGCGCTCCGACTTCTCCTTCGCCCTTTTCTCCGGCGGCCTCGAAAAC cCGACGCTGGTGGCAGTGTCGAAGCAGGTGGCGTTCAAAAACCCCAAGGCGCCGGTGTTCCCGCGGCTGGCGCAGGGCAAGACCCACGACGAGATGACCGTGACCTGGACCAGCGGCTACGACATCAGTGAGGCCTACCCGTTTGTGGAATGGGGCGTGGTCACCTCCGGCAGCGGCAACCCCACGCAAACGCCTGCCGGGACGCTAACCTTCAACCGGGGCAGCATGTGCG GCGAGCCAGCGCGGACGGTTGGGTGGAGAGACCCCGGGTTCATCCACACAGCATTCATGAGGGACCTGTGGCCGAACAAAGA GTACTTCTACAAGATTGGGCATGAGCTCTTGAACGGAACCGTCGTGTGGGGCAAGTCTTACACTTTCAAAGCACCACCAACTCCAGGGCAGAACTCGCTGCAGCGCATCATCGTCTTCGGCGACATGGGAAAG GCTGAGAGGGATGGATCGAATGAATTCTCCAACTACCAGCCAGGGTCGCTGAACACGACGGACACACTGATCGAAGATCTGGACAACTACGACATTGTCTTCCACATCGGCGACATGCCCTACGCGAATGGGTACCTCTCCCAGTGGGACCAGTTCACTGCTCAGGTTGCGCCCATCAGCGCCAAGAAGCCATACATGATTGCAAG CGGCAACCACGAGAGGGACTGGCCCAACACCGGCGGATTCTTCGACGTCAAGGACTCTGGCGGCGAGTGCGGTGTGCCGGCCGAAACAATGTACTACTACCCAGCAGAGAACAGAGCAAACTTCTG GTACAAGGTGGACTACGGGCTGTTCCGGTTCTGCGTGGCGGACTCGGAGCACGACTGGCGGGAGGGGACGCCGCAGTACAAGTTCATCGAGGAGTGCCTGTCCACGGTGGACCGGAAGCACCAGCCGTGGCTCATCTTCACGGCGCACCGGGTGTTGGGCTACTCCTCCAACTCATGGTACGCGGACCAGGGCTCTTTCGAGGAGCCAGAGGGGCGGGAGAGCCTGCAGAAGCTGTGGCAGCGGTACCGCGTCGACATAGCCTACTTCGGCCACGTCCACAACTACGAGCGCACCTGCCCGCTCTACCAGAGCCAGTGCGTCAACAACGAGCAGAGCCACTACTCGGGCACCATGAACGGGACCATCTTCGTCGTGGCGGGGGGCGGCGGCAGCCACCTCTCCGACTACACCACGGCGATCCCCAAGTGGAGCGTGTTCAGGGACCAGGACTACGGGTTCACCAAGCTCACCGCATTCAACCACTCGTCCCTGCTGTTCGAGTACAAGAAGAGCAGCGACGGCAAGGTTTACGACTCGTTCACAATCCACAGGGATTACCGTGATGTGCTCAGCTGCGTCCATGACAGCTGTTTCCCCACCACCCTCGCCACCTGA
- the LOC124685042 gene encoding uncharacterized protein LOC124685042 translates to MTAKICFFRICCTPSLSWYIYCHLGVFPSSKFTKKAQNLADQHQRQDASTAWCTSWTASVWSWLARSSAQWCCAVTCHLPTRDRPFMKVQWGFVKQMNWFKESVQP, encoded by the exons ATGACTGCAAAGATCTGTTTCTTCAG GATATGCTGTACACCATCATTATCATGGTATATTTATTGCCATCTAGGAGTCTTCCCATCGAGCAAATTTACCAAGAAAGCACAGAACTTGGCAGATCAACATCAG CGTCAAGATGCATCAACAGCATGGTGCACATCTTGGACAGCCTCTGTGTGGAGTTGGCTCGCACGTTCATCGGCACAGTGGTGCTGTGCAGTCACTTGCCATCTGCCCACTAGGGATAGGCCCTTTAtgaag GTACAGTGGGGTTTTGTCAAGCAGATGAACTGGTTCAAGGAATCAGTTCAACCCTGA
- the LOC124685039 gene encoding 65-kDa microtubule-associated protein 8-like — translation MGSLSTAGRAHIPALPESSCTYLLQELKMIWDEVGQEENERERILDELEQECQEVYRRKVNSANMSRIQLHQALAESEAEFTNLLLSLGERSFPGRPEKMNGSLKEQLNSITPALQEMQMRKEARLKQFIEVQTEVQRIASEIAGRSENEDVTVNEEDLSLKKLEDHQNDLQRLKREKGDRLCKVEEYKVLICNFAKIMGMDPSNVLANVHPSLQNGASEQRKKNISDDILNKLNTMVQQLKEEKNQRMEKLHNLGEALTNLWNILDITMEERQPYVQFKIFSLTSGNGMLGPGSLALEKIEQIESEVQRLDELKASKMKELFIKKKAEIEEICKISHMDMPHRSEIDNIARQIMSGDVDHDNLLKTMDGYIYKTKEDATSRKEIMDKVEKWITSCDEERWLEEYSRDERRYSVSRGAHKHLKRAERARIIANKIPGLVDLLMAKTQIWEHERQKIFYYDELPLLAMLKDYMLTMKEREEERYRQRENKKVQTQLVKRDENSFISRPNTSCSRPSSQGFNTSQRSTSFSSRRVSSLDQQPISDVSSAEKDIHIIKVRNRSMQSTFDNNRRCSIREDKSSGASTKQGLS, via the exons ATGGGGTCACTCAGTACGGCTGGAAGAGCCCACATCCCGGCGCTGCCAGAATCCTCATGCACATACTTGCTTCAAGAACTGAAG ATGATATGGGATGAGGTTGGACAAGAAGAAAATGAGAGGGAAAGAATACTGGACGAGCTAGAGCAAGAGTGCCAGGAGGTTTACAGGAGAAAAGTAAATAGCGCCAATATGTCTCGGATTCAACTGCATCAAGCATTGGCTGAGTCTGAAGCAGAATTTACCAATCTACTTCTTTCTCTTGGAGAAAGATCGTTCCCAGGCCGG CCTGAGAAAATGAATGGCAGTCTGAAGGAGCAGCTGAATTCCATCACACCAGCCCTGCAAGAAATGCAGATGAGAAAAGAAGCCAGATTAAAACAGTTCATAGAGGTTCAAACTGAAGTACAGAGAATTGCCTCTGAAATAGCAGGACGCTCAGAGAATGAAGATGTCACCGTAAATGAAGAAGATTTGTCACTGAAGAAACTCGAGGACCACCAAAATGATCTTCAAAGGCTTAAAAGAGAAAAG GGTGATCGCTTGTGCAAAGTGGAAGAGTATAAAGTTCTGATTTGTAATTTCGCTAAAATTATGGGGATGGATCCTTCAAACGTCCTTGCTAATGTTCACCCCAGCTTGCAAAACGGAGCAAGTGAACAACGAAAAAAGAACATCAGTGATGACATCCTTAACAAGCTCAACACCATGGTCCAGCAGCTTAAAGAAGAAAAGAACCAGCGAATGGAAAAG CTCCATAATCTTGGAGAAGCGTTGACAAACTTATGGAATATTCTAGATATTACTATGGAAGAACGCCAACCATACGTGCAATTCAAGATATTTTCACTGACTTCAGGAAATGGTATGTTAGGTCCTGGAAGCCTCGCACTTGAGAAAATTGAGCAG ATTGAATCAGAGGTTCAGCGACTAGATGAGTTAAAAGCAAGCAAAATGAAAGAGCTGTTCATCAAAAAGAAAGCTGAGATTGAGGAAATTTGCAAGATATCCCACATGGATATGCCTCACCGGTCAGAAATTGACAACATAGCCAGACAGATTATGTCAG GAGATGTGGACCATGATAATCTACTCAAGACAATGGATGGATATATATACAAAACAAAAGAAGATGCCACAAGTCGTAAGGAAATAATGGACAAAGTTGAAAAATGGATAACTTCATGTGATGAAGAACGATGGCTAGAAGAGTACAGCAGG GATGAAAGAAGGTACTCAGTAAGCAGAGGAGCCCACAAGCACTTGAAACGCGCGGAACGTGCTAGAATTATAGCAAACAAAATTCCAG GCTTGGTCGACCTTCTAATGGCAAAGACACAGATCTGGGAACATGAGAGACAAAAGATCTTCTACTACGACGAG CTCCCCCTTTTGGCAATGCTGAAAGACTACATGTTAACAATGAAGGAAAGGGAAGAAGAGAGATACAGGCAACGG GAGAATAAAAAGGTACAGACTCAACTGGTAAAGAGGGATGAAAATTCATTTATATCAAGGCCCAACACAAGCTGCAGCCGTCCATCCAGCCAAGGCTTCAATACCAGCCAGCGTTCTACATCATTTTCAAGCCGCAGAGTTTCTTCTTTAGATCAGCAACCTATTTCGGATGTTTCCTCGGCTGAAAAAGATATACATATAATAAAAGTTAGGAACAGAAGTATGCAGAGTACATTCGACAATAACAGAAGATGTTCAATCCGTGAAGATAAATCATCAGGAGCATCCACAAAACAAGGCCTTTCATGA
- the LOC124685038 gene encoding uncharacterized protein LOC124685038, translating to MPEPQAILPLRALPPDAPLPFPPPFHQQSPAAAPSANPTSALVPATPTNPTPPPPLPLAAPPASTRPPHPWEIAARAWLESFPDGRPPTEPEVDAYIDAHRPDLPSLPRSQLHQRLLALRGDQVLDPDQSAFPYRFQRTDLWKPVYQWLETLEMETLVESKQISDWLAANPQVMNRLVEKHSKYHLIHYSQRMHLKLLKKRGKLPKTLQLSAARATFQRSSVPAESAMTLPLSLPPVTGGFPGGSATISPGGSAGRSPVEGAGKSPGGTATIRDKDMSLSKKKEALLKYELLTDLQNQLTSVLLKQCRTVAIKDTDSLYMDIQKPETDICIQEGTTIASTSNLADVPNIYVNEQQNSGGAVESEFGQKRKRNPIIVTPAWCFSEAAPGTLEHEQNSSSHSDGARSFNMWKGHASPSFLHRSIKKNLLYCLEGREIGSNWSQACSNGGYVGRNCERWTPFLEGWNSPAVQFEGPAVQAVRKSYLSWHPTSFAYTSSAPSAQPHDRQGVRKVLDVKFHPEGLPQLVSCSNEAPNELLLFNLLSGRAIQLRGHNTKIQATSFAVKGASVVSCGSNLLKVWDCITGSCLYTLGGDDQNSVGHTQNINAMAVNKWQSCLVVTSGAKGDGKLLLWNALRGELASDLNSNLRSQDMVYPSIDTMEFCSENLLACGSDCDYGGSAVVQLWDLESPESYLSFSASDSYITSLKINPAGNTIITGSGDGTIGLFDIRACSAINHLSVGSGSEVTSVSFSNCGTYFSASSTSNNTLVWDTRLVPVSHTRDVSRSKDMRFFRPLHCLSHGKQMPTAEYTSQLPGHVDEGDQGVNAAQWLHNQPVLVTASGDGSIGMWDVTLGQPCVRHIITHNRCANAVAVAPNDEYISTGGSDQKVVLYHDKNGRADLNWRLAYPLLGNE from the exons aTGCCCGAGCCGCAGGCCATCCTCCCGCTCCGCGCGCTGCCGCCGGACGCGCCGCTGCCCTTCCCGCCGCCGTTCCACCAGcagtcccccgccgccgccccctccgccAACCCCACTTCCGCCCTAGTCCCGGCCACGCCCACGAACCCGACTCCTCCCCCTCCCcttcccctggccgcgccgcccgcctccaCGCGGCCGCCGCACCCATGGGAGATAGCCGCGCGCGCCTGGCTCGAGTCCTTCCCCGACGGCCGCCCTCCCACGGAGCCCGAGGTCGACGCCTACATCGACGCCCACCGCCCCGACCTCCCGTCCCTCCCCCGCTCCCAGCTCCACcagcgcctcctcgcgctccgcgGCGACCAG GTGTTAGACCCGGACCAAAGTGCGTTCCCGTACAGGTTCCAGCGAACCGATCTCTGGAAGCCTGTGTACCAGTGGCTGGAAACTCTCGAGATGGAGACTCTAGTTGAGTCGAAGCAGATATCGGACTGGCTTGCAGCCAACCCGCAGGTGATGAACAGGCTGGTCGAGAAGCACTCCAAATACCATCTCATACATTACAGCCAGCGGATGCACCTGAAGTTGCTCAAGAAGAGGGGCAAGCTGCCAAAG ACTCTACAACTTTCTGCGGCTAGAGCCACATTCCAGCGAAGTTCTGTTCCAGCAGAAAGTGCAATGACCTTACCACTATCTCTGCCTCCAGTGACAG GTGGATTTCCAGGTGGCAGTGCAACCATATCTCCAGGTGGCAGTGCAGGCAGATCTCCAGTAGAAGGTGCAGGGAAATCTCCAGGTGGCACTGCAACAATAAGGGACAAAGATATGTCGTTGTCTAAAAAGAAAGAAGCTCTCCTCAAATATGAACT TTTGACAGATTTGCAGAATCAATTGACCAGCGTGCTGTTAAAGCAGTGTCGTACTGTTGCCATCAAAGATACAGATTCACTGTATATGGATATTCAGAAGCCAGAGACTGACATATGTATACAAGAAGGGACAACTATTGCAAGCACGTCAAATCTTGCCGATGTGCCAAATATTTATGTTAATGAACAGCAAAACTCAGGAGGGGCAGTGGAGAGTGAATTTggccaaaagagaaagagaaacccTATCATTGTTACACCTGCGTGGTGTTTCAGTGAAGCTGCACCAG GAACCTTGGAGCATGAACAAAATTCTAGTTCACATAGTGATGGTGCAAGAAGTTTCAATATGTGGAAGGGGCATGCTAGTCCATCGTTTCTGCATAGATCTATTAAGAAAAATCTATTATACTGCCTAGAGGGGCGTGAAATTGGTAGCAACTGGTCTCAAGCTTGTTCTAATGGAGGTTATGTGGGAAGGAATTGTGAAAGATGGACCCCGTTTCTTGAAG GATGGAATTCACCTGCAGTCCAGTTTGAAGGGCCTGCAGTACAAGCTGTAAGGAAAAGTTATTTATCTTGGCATCCAACTTCATTTGCTTATACGTCAAGTGCTCCTTCTGCTCAGCCTCATGACAGG CAAGGTGTACGCAAAGTTCTTGATGTAAAATTTCATCCTGAAGGATTGCCTCAGCTTGTTTCTTGCTCCAATGAG GCACCAAATGAATTATTGCTTTTCAATCTTCTTTCTGGAAGGGCTATTCAACTTAGAGGCCATAATACTAAG ATCCAGGCAACCTCATTTGCAGTTAAAGGAGCAAGCGTTGTATCTTGTGGTTCCAATTTACTAAAG GTATGGGACTGCATAACTGGCTCTTGCCTCTACACCCTGGGTGGTGATGACCAAAATTCAGTGGGGCATACTCAAAATATTAATGCTATGGCAGTGAATAAATGGCAGTCCT GTCTGGTTGTCACCAGCGGAGCAAAAGGTGATGGGAAGCTTCTATTATGGAATGCTTTGAGAGGTGAACTTGCTTCTGATCTAAATTCCAATCTGCG GTCACAGGATATGGTCTATCCTTCAATTGATACAATGGAGTTCTGCAGTGAGAATCTTCTGGCATGTGGAAGTGACTGTGATTATGGTGGCTCTGCGGTGGTACAATTATGGGATCTCGAGTCTCCAGAATCTTACTTATCTTTCTCTGCCAGCGATTCT TATATTACTTCCCTTAAAATCAATCCTGCTGGCAACACTATCATTACAG GTTCTGGTGATGGGACTATTGGCTTATTTGACATCCGTGCTTGTTCTGCAATTAATCATTTGTCGGTGGGGTCTGGTTCTGAG GTTACGTCTGTTTCATTTAGCAACTGTGGTACCTACTTTTCCGCTTCTAGCACATCAAATAACACTTTGGTTTGGGATACAAGACTAGTTCCAGTAAGTCACACCAGGGATGTTTCACGAAGTAAAGACATGCGTTTTTTTCGGCCTTTACATTGCTTGAGCCATGGCAAGCAGATGCCGACTGCAGAATATACAAGCCAACTGCCAGG TCATGTTGATGAGGGTGATCAGGGGGTAAATGCCGCGCAGTGGTTACATAATCAACCTGTCCTTGTTACTGCAAGTGGTGATGGCAG CATTGGAATGTGGGATGTCACTCTAGGGCAGCCTTGTGTCAGACATATCATCACTCATAATCGATGTGCCAATGCT GTTGCTGTAGCCCCTAATGATGAATACATCTCAACAGGAGGAAGCGATCAAAAAGTT GTTTTGTATCATGATAAAAATGGGCGTGCAGATCTTAATTGGCGTCTCGCGTACCCTCTGCTGGGAAATGAATAA